In the genome of Terriglobia bacterium, the window TACGGCCCTGACGGTGGGCGCTTTTGTGCGCCAGGATCGCTATCACTATTATCCGAGCGCGGATGTCTTCTCGGACCTGCCCGCGACGCTCGCTCAAAGCAGGCATCTCACCAACCTCGGAGTGCGTTCCGATCTCAGTTACGTGAAGGGTGCGCACAACATTAAGGTGGGTGTGCAATTTCAACACTGGTTACTGAACGAGAAGTTCAGTTTGGGCCTCACAGATCCGAGGTTCAACGCACCCTGCCTGCTTCCCTCAGGCGGGGCGGACTCGAATCCAACCCCGGTCGATCCCACCCGATGTTCGACGGTTAACCCGGGGGACACTACAAATGACGGTTTCTTGCCGGGGCTCCTGCCATTCGACTTGTCTCGCGCCGGCAGCCTGCTAAACTTCAACGACCACACGGACATCAAAGAAACTTCCCTGTATGTTCAGGACGCAATTACCGTCAGGAACTGGACCTTCAACCTGGGCCTCCGCGGCGACTTTTACCGCGGACTGAGCAGCGCCTCGGCGCCGGAGCCACGCCTTGCCCTCGCTTACAACATCAAAAAAACCAACACACTGCTGCGCCTGGGCTATGGGCGGGCCATTGTCACTCCGTACAACGAGAACCTGCTGCTTTCCGGTTCGACGGGAATTGGTGGATTGGGTGGCCCCGGGGGTGGCGCAATACCCCCCAAGCCGGGTTATCGCAATCTGCTTAGCGCGGGGATCGAGCAGGCGTTCGGAAAACACCTCGTCGTGGCAGCGGATTATTATTGGAAATACACCACTCCCGACTATGACTTTGGCGTCTTATTCAGCACACCCCTGACCTTCCCCGTTCAGTGGGCAAAATCGAAGATTGATGGAGTCGCCGTGCGCGTGAGCATGCCGAACTTCCACGGATTTTCATTGGTGACCGTCCTCGGAACCTCGCGTGACCGGTTCTTTCCACCGGGAGTCGGGGGTCTGATTTTCAACGAACCACCCCCGCCAGGCGTTTTTCGTATTGACCACGACCAGGCGTTCCAGCAGAGCACACACGTCCAGTACCAATGGAAGGGTACCGGCCCTTGGATCGGGTTCAATTGGCGATACGACAGCGGCCTGGTGGCCGGCGCCGTTCCCTTTGCCACGGATACGACCACTCCGGTCGACCTCACCGCCCTGACACCAGACCAGCAGATTCAGGCGGGACTTTTCTGCGGAAATGTGTTCCCGACGCTGGCCGCGCCGTTGACAAGCTGCGCGCCGTCCGCATACGGATCGACCCAAATCAACATCCCAGCCCCAGGCACCCAGGATGACGACCGCAATCCAGCTCGCATCAAAGGGCGGAACCTGTTTGACGTGGCACTAGGCGTTGACAACCTCTTTCACGGTGACCGGCACAAATGGAGTTTGCGCTTTACGGTGATCAACCTGATGAATAAGACCGCACTGTACAACTACTTGTCTACCTTCAGCGGCACACACTTCGTCACGCCGCGCACCGAAGCGCTCGAACTGGGCTTTCACTTTTAGACCGCGGTAGTGGAGAGAGGTACCTGACGCGGAATCATGGGAAAAATGGGGACTGCCGCTACCAGGCGTGGTCCCCCTTTTTGACCGTTTATTTCTCATACGACGAAGGCTCTGTGGCCCACAGACAAGATGGCCACTTTCTTAGGACACCCTACAATCGAACAGCCCCGTATCAATCGCGTGCCTGTGGTGTATCCCTCCTTCACGGCATAATTCGAGTGTTTGAGGAGCACGGAGGTCACTCGGCGGCCCTCCCATGAAGGTGAAACATGAGGCGGTGAGAGCCCGGCTATTGAATCGCTGTCAACCGGCCCGTATTCTTGAATCTCGGTACTTTGTGACAACGTCAAACAGCTTTGATAAAATGGACGAATGGCGAGTAAACGCTTGAAGCACCGATCTCCTAAGCGGGTTACTTCCTGTTTTCTGTTGTTGATGCAGCTCAATCTGCTTTGTGTCATTACGCTGCATCGCCATGAAATGGAGGGATGGGTTCCTCCAACGACCGCTGTTCATGAACTCGGCCGACGATCGCATTCCCCTGTTCCGAGCACTCTTCTCTGCATGACTTGTCGGGCCGCCCGGCATCTCGCTGCCGGTCCCCCGGCCTACTTTTCCGCTCCCGAGCCTGCCCCGGCAATCTCCTTGTCGCTTGCGTCTTCACCCGGTGGCTTCCATTCCCACGCCCCGGCTGTCACGCGTGGACGCGCACCTCCGTTCTGCTAGTCGGTCCTTTTTCACTACTTTAAAGTAGTGACACGGCGCACCCGTGGGAATTCCACCTCACAATTCTATAAGTACTACTTGGAGGGTGTCATGCGACTACTGAAGGTTTTCGCCTGCTTGGCCTTGCTCACCTCGACAATGCTCTGGGCGCAATCCAAAGACGACATCCAAGAACGGCTGAAGGCCAACGAAGAGCGAATCAAGGCCTTGGAGTCAGAGATCAAAGACCTCAAGGCCATCCTGGCCGCGGTGGCCCGAAACGTCCCGACGGCGCCCGTGCTGCAAGGAGTTGAGCCGCAGGCGCCCCCGCCGGCTCAGTTACCACCGACTCCCCAGACTATTCCGACCACGCCTACCCTGTCCGGAGAATCTGCTGGCCAGATTCCCGTCTATGGAGGTTCCAGCGCCGCTGCAAAGGCACTGAACCCCGACATCAGTGTGATTGGGGATTTCCTCGGTTCCATCGGCAGGAATCCCTTGAACCCCGTTCCCACACTGGAGATGCACGAATCCGAGGTGGGGTTTCAGGCCATCGTCGATCCCTACGCGCGTGCCGATTTCTTCCTTTCCTTCGGCGAGGAAGGTGTGAACCTCGAAGAAGGATTCTTAACCTTCACCTCACTGCCAGCAGGACTGGTCGTCAGAGCCGGTAAGATGCGTGCGGCTTTCGGCAAGGTGAATACCTTGCACAACCACGTCTTGCCCTGGACTGATCGGCCTCTAGTCACCGGGAGCCTTGTGGGAGGTGAAGATGGAATCAACGACGCGGGCCTTTCTGTGACCCGGATCCTTCCCGCACCCAGGGATATTCTTCTGGAAGGAACATTGCAGGTCTTCCGCGGGGATTCCGCTGATGTCTTCAAATCCAGCCGAAATCGGGATGTCAGTCTGGTGGGACACCTTCGAGGGTACCGCGACCTGACCGAATCCACAAACTTGGATCTGGGATTGTCTTATGCCCGGGGTCACAATGAGTTGGGTAGTGGATTTCTCACCCAACTTTACGGAATGGACGCCACTGTGCACTGGAAGCCATTGCGACGGGCCATCTATCATTCCTTCGTGGGACGCACTGAACTCATTTGGAGCCAGCGGCAACAGACAGGAAACGTCCAGCGAGCCTTTGGCCTTTACACTTCCGGCGACTATCAACTTGCAAGGCGATGGTTTATCGGCGGACGTTATGATCGCTCCGCCCGGTCAAACAATGCGAATCTGATTGACAGCGGGTTTTCAACCATCCTGACCTACTGGCCCAGTGAGTTCAGTCAAATCCGCGGACAATATCGGTTTGCCCATTATGCCGAAGGCCGCGACGGGAATGAGTTACGTTTTCAACTTCAATTTTCTCTTGGGGCGCATGGCGCCCACCCATTCTAGGAGACCCCATGATCCAACGAATCAATCAGTTCCTCCCCGTATTCTTGATGCTTATGGTAGCGGCAGCGCTATCAATGCTCCTTTCCTCACCGGCGAAAGCCGCGGCAAAACTGAAGGTCGTCACAGCGACGACAGACATGGCGGTGCTTGCGGAAGAGGTGGGGGGCGACCACATTGAAGTGGAATCGATTGCCCGCGGATATCAGGATCCGCACTACGTGGAGGCCAAGCCCAGCTTCCTGTTGAAACTGCGCAAGGCCGACTTGCTCATCGTGGTGGGACTTCAACTGGAAATCGGCTGGCTGCCGCCGCTCATCACGCAGTCGGGCAACCCCCGCATTCAAGTCGGAGCCCCTGGCTACCTGGATGCTTCCCAGTTCGCGGAAATCCTGGAGATTCCCACGGGCACGGTCACGCGGGCCATGGGCGATGTGCATCCCCTGGGGAATCCGCACTACTGGCTCGAACCGGAAAACGGCCGCCGCATCGCCCGCGGAATTCAACAGAGGCTGGCGGAAATAAGACCTGAAGACAAGGTTTTTTTCGAGCAACGCTTCCAGTCCTTCAGCCAGCGCCTCACCGTGGCGGAGAAGAACTGGGACGATCAAATGAGGCCATTTCGCGGGCGCAAAGTGATCACCTATCACCGCTCCTGGCCCAACTTCACGAAGCGGTTCGGCCTGAACGTGGTCAACTTTGTGGAGCCGCGGCCGGGTATCCCGCCCAGCCCCGGCCACACGCTGGACCTGATTGGAATGATGCGCCGCGAGAGCGTGAAGGTGATTATGGTGGAACCGTACTTCGATCTAAAGACGCCCAACAGTATCGCGAGCCAGACCGGAGCCCAGGTGGTCGTCCTGTTGCCATCGGTGGGAGGTGAGAAGGAGGTGACCGATTACTTCAAACTTTTCGATTACGATGTGGCATTGCTTACGAAAGCGTTTAAGGCGGCCCAATAGGACTCTATCGAGGAGGTCCAATGGAGATTCTTCCATTTTTGTTAATGCCGTTTCTGGCGAGTTTGATTTTGACAGGCATCCATGCTTATCTGGGCGTGCACGTCGTCGAGCGCGGGGTCATCTTCGTTGACCTCGCCTTGGCCCAGATTGCAGCGCTTGGGGCCATAGTGGCCATCCTCATGGGAATGGACCCTCATGGAACGGGGGCGTACTGGCTCAGCCTGGCTTTCACGTTTCTGGGGGCAATTGTCTTTTCGCTTCTTCGGGTTCGACATGCGCGCATCCCCCAGGAAGCCATCATCGGGATTGCTTATGCTGTCGCCTCTGCTGCGGCTATCCTGGCCATGAGCAAGGCCACCGGAGAGACTGAGCACCTTAAGGACATGCTCGTCGGGAATATTCTGGCGGTTTCGGGTCGGGAGGTCGGCAAGACCGCGCTGCTCTATGGAGCGATCGGTTTATTCCACTTTGTCTTCCGGAAGAAGTTCCTGCTGATTTCGATTAATCTTGCAGCTGCAGAAGCTCAAGGCATTTCAACTCGCTTCTGGGATTTTCTGTTCTACGCCTCCTTCGGATTCGTTGTCACTTCCTCTGTGGCCATTGCAGGGGTATTGCTGGTTTTCTGTTATCTGATCGTGCCCTCTGTCGGAGCCATGTTGTTCGCAGACCGGATCGGCCGCCGGTTGGCCATTGGGTGGACAATGGGGACGCTGGTTTCTGCACTTGGAGTGTATTTCTCGGTCGAACTCGATCTGCCGACGGGGGCCACAATCGTCTGCACCTTCGGAGGAGTTCTCGCATTCATGTTCTTGCTGCATTTTCTGTTCCACCGCCAACGCGCGGCGGGAGAGATCCAGCAGGTCATCTCGCAGGTTAAGACCACGACACCATCCGATCGTTAAAGAGGAGATTTCAACCGAGACCTGACTTTGTCGAATTGGCGAGAGTCTCGATTTTCTGATTGCTCCTGTCGCCCCAGCTCCACTTCACCTCGGCACAACGGAGGAACGAGGGGAGCCGATCATCTCATAGTCATTTCACCGCAATTCGGGCTGTCTTAATGTTTCATTCGAATCGGCGCTCTCTCCCGCCCGTGCAGTGGCCAATATCCAATGGTATAATGCAGATCCAATCGAATTCACACAGAATTCCTCAGTCGTAAAGGAGCCTCTTATGAGCGCAGCTTCGGTCCCAGCAATTCAAGCCCAGCGACTCTTCATCGCCGGTGAGTGGCGCGATGGCGCGGCAGGAAAGACCTTCGAGACGACCAATCCGGCCACCGAAGAAGTCATCACGACCATCGCCTCGGCTGAAGTAGAGGACGTCGACGCGGCGGTGGCGGCGGCTCGGCGGGCCTTCGACGAGCGAGGAAATGCCTGGAAGAAGATGAGCGCCGCGGATCGAGGCAAGTTGCTTTGGAAGATGGCCGACCTGATTGAGAAAAACATTGACGAGTTTGCGCGGCTCGAGACGCTGGATAACGGCAAACCCATCTTTGAGTCGCGCTATGTGGATATGCCGATGGTGGTTGAGGTGTTTCAATATTACGCCGGGTCGGCGACGAAGATTCTCGGTGAGACGATTCCCGCAAAGGGCAACTATTTCAATTACACCTTGCGGGAACCCGTAGGAGTAGTGGCGGCGATCACTCCCTGGAATTTTCCGCTTCTTCTGGCGAGCTGGAAGATTGCGCCGGCCCTGGCCGCGGGCAACACGGTCATTCATAAGCCCGCTTCGCTGACACCCCTCACAGCACTCAAGCTGGCGGCCGTGGCGCAGGAAGCCGGCGTTCCTCCCGGCGTGTTCAACGTGATCACCGGCAAGGGCGCGACCGTGGGGGATGCCCTGGTCGAGCACAAGGGGGTGGACAAGATCGCTTTTACAGGCTCCACTGAAGTCGGCCGCGAGGTCATGCGAAAAGCGGCCGGTACAGTGAAAAAAGTCTCGCTGGAACTTGGCGGAAAATCGCCCAATATCGTCTTCGCTGACGCAGATCTGGATGCCGCCGCCCGGGGTGCTTACCTGGGAATATTTTATGGGAAAGGTGAAGTGTGTGCCGCCGGCTCCCGCCTCTTCGTCGAGGAGTCGGTCCATGATCAGTTGATGGAGAAGCTCATCGCCCGGACCAGGAAGTTGCAGCCGGCCGATCCCCTCGACCCCAAAACTCGGTTGGGGGCCCTGGTCAGCGAGGGTCAGCTCCGCTCGGTCATGCGTTATATCGAATTGGGAAAAAATGAAGGGGGACGCCTGGTGACCGGCGGCGAACGGGCACAGGTCAACGGCAAAGGGAGTTTTCTCCAGCCCACAATCTTTGACGGGGTTCATCCGGAGATGACCATCGCGCGAGAGGAGATTTTTGGCCCGGTACTCGCCACGCTCTCCTTTAAAGATGTCGACGATGGCTTGAGTCAGGCGAATGCGACCATGTACGGGCTGGCCGCCGCCGTATGGACGCGCGATATCAAGAAAGCCCATCGCGTGGCCCGGGAACTAAAGGCCGGAACTGTCTGGATCAATACTTATAATGTGTATGATCCGTCCATGCCTTTTGGAGGCTATAAACAGTCCGGATTTGGGCGCGAACTCGGTATGGGGGCACTCGATCTGTACACCCAGACGAAGAGCGTGTGGGTTGACTTAAATGAATGATGTGTTTTATCATATGTGGTTTTTGCAGGATGCCTTGCGCTCGCTGCCATTGCGACCTGCCTGAATGTAAGCTCTGACCTGACGGGCCCGACCAGTTGATGGAAGTCACCTGAAGTTTGACCCCAACGCTCTCGTTGCCTGAATTCGCCCTCTGCCCCATCCCGACCTAAAGGCAAAGCGAAGCTTAGATGACCCGGGATCCATGCTTCAGGGTCAGAAGCAATCCATATTGAGGAGATTCAATGAAGATTAGAACTATTGCTGGAATGTTTTTTGGAATGGCAGGACTTCTGGGCGCCTCCCTTCTTTTCGCGCAGGCTTCCAACGCCTCACGCGTCGGAGTGATCAACATGCAGACTGCGATTCTCGAGTCCATCGAGGGTAAGAAGGCTGCTGATACCTTGAAAACCAAATACGACGCCAAGACAGCTGAGCTCGAAAAGAAAAAGAAGGAAATCGAGGACTTGACGGCCGAGTTGAAGAAGCAGGAGAAGAACTTGAGCGAGGAGGCCCAGACGCAGAAATCGAAGCTCATCGACACGAAGCAGAAAGAGTTGACCCGCGCCGGCGAGGATGCGAGCAACGAGTTCAAGCAGCTCCAGGACGAGGCCATTAACACCATCGGCACCAAAATCATGAGGGTGATCCAGTCCTATGCCTCCGAACAGAATTACTCGCTTGTAATTGATAGTTCCTCCGCCCAGGGGGGCGTGCTCTACTTCAGCCCTACCACTGACATTACAACCGAGATCATCCGCCGATTTGATGCTCAGTCCGCATCAGCCGCTGCTCCCAAGCCAGCCGCCGCACCGGCAACACCGAAGAAGTAGGGCGCCCCGGATCCTGCAAGAGCCATACGGGACGAGGACGAATGATAACAACCCCTGACTCCCTTGATGAATCGAAGAGATCAGTGGGCCATTGAAAGGAATCAGGTCATAACTTTATGAACAATGGAATTCGAAAAGAGATCTCTCATTTTGCGCTGTTTTTGACTTTTGCGATGATCCTTGTCCTCTCAGTTCCGCTTTTGATGGCGGCCGGACAAGCCACGACCCCGGGGAAGCCCCCTGCCGAAACGCCGAAGAAGCCGGAAGCCAAGGATCCGTCCACTCCCCCCGCCGCTCCCGCGGCCTTGGATAAAGCGAATCAGCGACTTATTGACACGATCCAAAATGCGTTCTCAAGCAAGATACCACCCAATACGGATATCTCGGTTGTGGCACGATCAGCCTCCAAGGTAAGCGGGTTGGATTCCGTGACGCTTGAGTTCAAGAATGGCCCAAACTCGAACCGCCTCGAGATTCTGGCAACCCCCGACAACAAGTTTGCAATAGTCGGACAAATCCTTGACCTCTCAAAGGACCCCTTCGCTGAAAATATGGAAAAGATTAACACGGCAAACGCACCGGTGAGCGGCAATAAGAATGCCAAGGTGACGATCGTGGAGTATTCTGATTTTCAGTGTCCGTTCTGCAGCCAGGCCTATCGCACGGTCGAAAACGATGTCATGAAACAGTTCGGGGACAAGGTCAAGCTGGTTTACAAGAACCTTCCTCTTCCCTTTCATCCGTGGGCCGAGAATGCGGCGATCGCGGGTCTCTGCGCCAGCAGGCAGAACAATGACGCCTTCTGGGTGCTATACCGCAGTTTCTTCGAAAACCAGTCCGCCATTACGCCGGAGAACGTGAAAGCGAAGTCCCTTGAGTTCGTGGCCAAGACTCCAATCGATGCCAAGAAATTTGAAGAATGCTACGATAACAAACTGACGCTGCCTCAAGTCAAAGCGGACATGACCGAGGCGCAGTCGCTCGGTATCACCGGGACTCCCGGTTTTATCATTAACGGACATCAGCTTCCTGGGGCACAGCCTTTCAGCTCCTTCCAAAAAGTGATTGAGGAAGAGCTCAAAAAGAGCCCCAACTAGAACCTCGATCCATTCGCATCGTGGCCATACTGAAGCGGAACCCGGAAAACGGGGTTCCGCTTTTTTTGTCCCCCCCCAGGCTCATTCCCACATAAACTTCTATTCCGAAGTTAAACCCCTTCTCGAACCGCGCAGCACCTGAATTTTCAAATTTGAGATTGGGCGTCGATGCCAACCGGGTCTGCGGTGGGATCCTGTTGAGGAGGTCCAGGTGAACCTTAAAGCCATGAGCCCAAGCCTGATATCGTGCGTCCAGTAAAATGGAGGCGCGGTCTAAAAGTCCCTCCTTTATGGGAGCAGTTCGCCTGTAACCCGCCAGCCGTCAGTCGCGGAGTGGTGCTTTGAGTGAGATTTCACCTTTGGAACCGTGGTGAAGAATCAGTCGTAATCTTGACAAAGTCTCCTCCTGCCCTTACCATCGGGTCATAGCGAATGAGGCGACCGTGAATTTGAGACCCCACCCCTCCCAACCCGAACGACAGGCAGAACATGCAGTGAGGGTTTGTGTTCCACCGGGGTTTTTCGAACGTCTTACTTCGACGTGTGATTTTCGCGCCATCACACAACCCTTTTTCAGCCTCTATGACCTGCGGCCTCAATCCTCGGAGAGTGATCCGATCCTTTACTTCAAGATTCTTCTCCTCGAGTACATTCTCGAGGTCAGCAGCGACGCTTTTCGATCGGAGTTCACTTCACATTCTGGCTTGCGTGTCTTTCTGAACATCGATGACCGCACCATCCTGCCCGCACCCGGTGAAATTGTGTACTTCAGAAGGGCGTTAGGTTGGATGGCCTTTAAGAGCCTTCTGGAGAGAGTGATCCGGGAAGCAATTAAGAACGGGCTGTCGGAACGGGATTGCGCCATTTTGGAGAAGCGGTATAACAGACCCTTGGTGGAACTGGTAAAAGAACCCCCCCCCGAGGAATACGGCACAGCCATTATTTCGCCCTCGAACATCCCTGCGCCAAATGGTGTGGGATTGAATCCCTCGGATGAGGCTGAAGTTCCAATACCTCCTTTTTCGGAATTGAGCCTCTCCGAACTTTTTGAGCGAATCATCGTGCCCGACCCTCCTCCACCCATCCAGATGGTGAAAAATCCGGCGCATGCGGAGAGCACCCTACATGCAGCGGCACAGATGCTGTGGGGAGGCCAACCCGGAAACCGGGAACCGGCCAGCGATGCGGGAATTCCCCCGGCCAACTCCGGGGTTTCCACTAAGCAGGGAATGTCATCCTCAAGTCCGATCCAACAGGGTGATCAGGAGATTGATCCCCTTGGGATCGAATCTTTCCTGGACGGAACTCATCCGGTCTCCCCTGGAAAGGCAGCCCGATCATTGGGGACGTCAGGACGTCAAGAGAGCTATTCCCCTCCTCTCCGAACAAGTTTGGATGGGACTTCGTCGGCCCCACGTCGTGAACTCCCAAGATACGGAGCCTCCAGTTCTCGCCTCCAAGCTTTTTATGACCAAGCGCGGGCAAAAAAGGAGAGCCCCCGCGAAGGCCAAGGTTTATCGGACATGCAGTTACCGAGCCGCGCCGAAGGAAACGCAAAAGGGTCAGCAAGCAGGTTACAGCGGATTGAACCAATTATTGAAGAGCGGATGGAAGATCGAAGTGGGGATGCGCTGACCACTAGTGAAGCAGTTTCTCCCGTATCGCCCGTGCACCCAATGAAATCCTCTCAATCCCCTCCCGCTCCGAAAGAAGTCATCCGCTCGGAAAAACACCTTTCGCCTGCCCAAAAGGGGAAAGTTCCATTCTCGACCGTTACTCCATCTTCAAGACTCAGTTCGCTGCTTTCCGCGGAATTTCTTTCAAGGAGTCTGTACATTGCCGTCCCGATTTTGGTGTTGCTGGCTGTCTATTTGTTGATTGGGATCTTAAAAAATGTCCAGCCGGGACCTGCAACCGTCGAATCCGCTCAACCTGCATCCGTACTCTCACCGCACCCGATATCGACGCAAGCGTCCGGAGGCTCAGGTCCCCTTTCCTCCGCACAACCTGAGCAATCATCCAATTCTCTCCGAGGAAACGCAAAGGCCTCTCCCGAGGCACCGCGACCAGGAGGAGTCGCAGTGGGGTCGACCATCAAGGTACCTGAAGGGCATCGGTCGGCTCAAGCCGGGGATGGGGTGTCAGAGGAACCGAAGAAGTTGACATTGATCCGTCATTTGAGGGTGGAACATGGGCTGGACTTCAGCCCCAGCCTTTACAGATACCGGGAATTGAAGGATATCGACGATCGATTGGAGGAAACGCTTAAGAAGGCCGCAAACCGCTGAGGTGGTCTTTCCATTATCTCGTTCGGAATGATTGATCCCCTTTCCCCCCGAACCCAACGTCGGGTTCAACCTGAAATTCAAAATCAAAGCAAAAAGGCACATCAGGACCTAAGCGACAGGGAGCTTCCTGAAGCCTTCTTTAAGGAATCGACCTCACACATTTACCAAGGCGTGTTGACCTTCATGAACGGACCTGAATTCACGATGTCATCGGGGGCTGCATCTGAGCGCGCCGGCCCAAATCCTCACCGATCCCACTTCATGCGCCTTCTGTGGGATCTCCTTGAGTTAATGCACCCTCCACTATCTCGACCACATCGAGCATCCGCACAGTTTCCTCAGCGTTCTTTGCTTTCAGGCCGTCACTGAGCATAATCATGCAAAACGGGCACGAGACTGCGACGGCGTCCGGGCGGGTTTCCAGGGCTTGATCCACCCGCAGATGGCTCACCCGCTTGTCCTGGGGCTCCTCCATCCACATCCATCCTCCCCCGCCGCCGCAACACATTCCCGTGTGTTTGTGCCGTTCCATTTCCTGCAGCTTTGTTCCCGGGACTTGAGCAAGGATCTCCCGGGGTGTGTCGTAGATCTCATTGTAGCGACCGTAATAGCAGGAATCATGATAGGTCACGCGCAGGGGTTGCGTAACCGTTTCCCGGAGTTGCAGCTTCCCCTTTTTGATGAGTTCAGAGATCAATTCGGCCGCATGGACCACCTCATAGTGTCCGCCAAATTGAGGATATTCGTTCTTAAAGGTATTAAAGCAATGCGGACAGTTGACGATGATCTTCTTCACGCCATACTTATTGAAGATCCCGATAGCGTGTTCCACCATATTCTGAAACAGGTATTCGTTTCCCAGCCGTCTTGCAGTCTCGCCATTGCAGGGTTCCTCGGCGCCCAGGATGGCAAACCGGACTCCGGCCTTCTTCAAAATCCTGGTGAACGCGATGGTGACCTTCTTGTTTCGATCATCAAACGCCCCGGCACATCCCACAAAGTAGAGGTATTCTGCCTCGGGATGCTGTGCAATAAGGGGGACATCCAAACCCTCCGCCCAGTCCGCCCGTTTATGCGAGCCTAGACCCCAGGGATTGCTGTGGGTCTCCATCCCGTTAAAGGTCCGGATGATCTCCGGCGGGAATCGGGCTTCATCCTGGACGAGGTGGCGGCGCATGTCCACGATCTTGTCCACGTACTCGATGAGCACCGGGCAGGCTTCCTCGCAAGCGCGGCAGGTCGTGCAGGCCCAGAGCACCTCGTCGTGGATTAACTTCTCGCCGACGATGTTCTCCCCGACAGCTGCCTCCGTCGCCGCCCGTTTCTTTCCAATCATCTCGTGCTGATTCTCGTAAAGGTAATCTCGCAGGTCGAGAAGGAGCTGCCGAGGGGCCAACGCCTTCCCACTCATCGTGGCGGGGCAGTGCGATGTGCAGCGGCCGCACTCCGTACAGCTGAACATGTCGAGGTCCTGCTTCCAGGTAAACTGGTCAATCCGAGAGGTGCCGAATGCTTCAGAGTTCTCCAGGTCCATCTTGCTCAACGCCCCGGCGGGCTCGAGCTTGCGGAAAAACACATTCGGGATCGAAGTAACGATATGGAAATGCTTGGAGCGAGGCAGAAGATTCAGAAAAACGAGGACGACGAGGTTGTGCGCCCACCACGCCCCTTCGCTGATCACCCTCGCCCAATGCAAACCCAAAGGCGCCAAAACGTACGTGCTGACCATCGCGCTGACCGGTTCCCATCGCCGTTCGGCCTCCACCCAGCGGTCGCCCGCGAGATACAAGAGGCGGCCGCCGTCATATAACAGGCCCCCCGCCATGATGACGAAGATGAAAAGCAGAATCAGCGGGCCTTCCCAGTGTGATTGGCCCGCCAGACGTGATTCCGCAGGCTGGAACCCCTGAAGACGGCGCGGATGG includes:
- a CDS encoding metal ABC transporter substrate-binding protein is translated as MIQRINQFLPVFLMLMVAAALSMLLSSPAKAAAKLKVVTATTDMAVLAEEVGGDHIEVESIARGYQDPHYVEAKPSFLLKLRKADLLIVVGLQLEIGWLPPLITQSGNPRIQVGAPGYLDASQFAEILEIPTGTVTRAMGDVHPLGNPHYWLEPENGRRIARGIQQRLAEIRPEDKVFFEQRFQSFSQRLTVAEKNWDDQMRPFRGRKVITYHRSWPNFTKRFGLNVVNFVEPRPGIPPSPGHTLDLIGMMRRESVKVIMVEPYFDLKTPNSIASQTGAQVVVLLPSVGGEKEVTDYFKLFDYDVALLTKAFKAAQ
- a CDS encoding aldehyde dehydrogenase family protein, whose product is MSAASVPAIQAQRLFIAGEWRDGAAGKTFETTNPATEEVITTIASAEVEDVDAAVAAARRAFDERGNAWKKMSAADRGKLLWKMADLIEKNIDEFARLETLDNGKPIFESRYVDMPMVVEVFQYYAGSATKILGETIPAKGNYFNYTLREPVGVVAAITPWNFPLLLASWKIAPALAAGNTVIHKPASLTPLTALKLAAVAQEAGVPPGVFNVITGKGATVGDALVEHKGVDKIAFTGSTEVGREVMRKAAGTVKKVSLELGGKSPNIVFADADLDAAARGAYLGIFYGKGEVCAAGSRLFVEESVHDQLMEKLIARTRKLQPADPLDPKTRLGALVSEGQLRSVMRYIELGKNEGGRLVTGGERAQVNGKGSFLQPTIFDGVHPEMTIAREEIFGPVLATLSFKDVDDGLSQANATMYGLAAAVWTRDIKKAHRVARELKAGTVWINTYNVYDPSMPFGGYKQSGFGRELGMGALDLYTQTKSVWVDLNE
- a CDS encoding metal ABC transporter permease, whose amino-acid sequence is MEILPFLLMPFLASLILTGIHAYLGVHVVERGVIFVDLALAQIAALGAIVAILMGMDPHGTGAYWLSLAFTFLGAIVFSLLRVRHARIPQEAIIGIAYAVASAAAILAMSKATGETEHLKDMLVGNILAVSGREVGKTALLYGAIGLFHFVFRKKFLLISINLAAAEAQGISTRFWDFLFYASFGFVVTSSVAIAGVLLVFCYLIVPSVGAMLFADRIGRRLAIGWTMGTLVSALGVYFSVELDLPTGATIVCTFGGVLAFMFLLHFLFHRQRAAGEIQQVISQVKTTTPSDR
- a CDS encoding OmpH family outer membrane protein — translated: MKIRTIAGMFFGMAGLLGASLLFAQASNASRVGVINMQTAILESIEGKKAADTLKTKYDAKTAELEKKKKEIEDLTAELKKQEKNLSEEAQTQKSKLIDTKQKELTRAGEDASNEFKQLQDEAINTIGTKIMRVIQSYASEQNYSLVIDSSSAQGGVLYFSPTTDITTEIIRRFDAQSASAAAPKPAAAPATPKK
- a CDS encoding carboxypeptidase regulatory-like domain-containing protein; translated protein: MQKHILFFTLSIGLIFGTLSSWAQSSGTLEGVVKDPSGGVVPNATVEIHNPLSHFERSATTDREGKFRFTTIPFNPYHLLVTAPGFASYTQDIDVRSLVTINLEVNLKLATAETTMTVQSEAGDLVENDPTAHTDVDRNLFSKMPLESASSSISSLITFATPGVAADSNGFMHGLGEHQENAFSVDGQPITDQQSKSFSNQIPVGSVQSLEAVNGIPPAEYGDKTTLIVNVTTRSGLNLRPTGDVNASYGSFGTSNVGFNFAVGSQRWGNFITVNGLQSGRFLDPPELQVIHAKGNSENIFDRVDFQPSTQDTFHVNLNYARSWFQQPNQFDQVTAGQDQRALINTFNFAPAWTHVFNANTALTVGAFVRQDRYHYYPSADVFSDLPATLAQSRHLTNLGVRSDLSYVKGAHNIKVGVQFQHWLLNEKFSLGLTDPRFNAPCLLPSGGADSNPTPVDPTRCSTVNPGDTTNDGFLPGLLPFDLSRAGSLLNFNDHTDIKETSLYVQDAITVRNWTFNLGLRGDFYRGLSSASAPEPRLALAYNIKKTNTLLRLGYGRAIVTPYNENLLLSGSTGIGGLGGPGGGAIPPKPGYRNLLSAGIEQAFGKHLVVAADYYWKYTTPDYDFGVLFSTPLTFPVQWAKSKIDGVAVRVSMPNFHGFSLVTVLGTSRDRFFPPGVGGLIFNEPPPPGVFRIDHDQAFQQSTHVQYQWKGTGPWIGFNWRYDSGLVAGAVPFATDTTTPVDLTALTPDQQIQAGLFCGNVFPTLAAPLTSCAPSAYGSTQINIPAPGTQDDDRNPARIKGRNLFDVALGVDNLFHGDRHKWSLRFTVINLMNKTALYNYLSTFSGTHFVTPRTEALELGFHF